A single window of Eleginops maclovinus isolate JMC-PN-2008 ecotype Puerto Natales chromosome 19, JC_Emac_rtc_rv5, whole genome shotgun sequence DNA harbors:
- the LOC134881945 gene encoding E3 ubiquitin ligase TRAF3IP2-like, with translation MEKAKEPLELNVSPITNNSEHFLQPLIPEVTVNQCFHANPPHNRFIPTHCMDADYHYQKGASAVGQVNQKCGTRVCDTQRDLMEHREPENRGVTPVRMNLLHRSRPAETRTGDTRAECSCLNCGAHRFGNTEPANRDTTSGEDEYNSQHYRPPQTPHHYMHNYDPHQSMNIGYYHSARDFYPGHRLPPQPCHHSAPYQHRSWDDYQNWLQHTHDPMNSIMAQGGVSVNMHQFFVPPVEGVSQVSVMNLSPAGAEASVSHPHEKRRTISLPDECRNIFITYSSDISSDIVPFVDFLTKQGFRPAVDIIDNPIRRLDINQWKDSYLTDPSTLIIVAISPKYKEDIEGDVVDNHGLHTKYVHSMMQNEFIQQRSLNFRFIPLLFSNASQKHVPCWLQNTHVYRWPHDTEDLLLRLLREERYIPPPVPLELTLIIRPVTPSAAAPLG, from the exons ATGGAAAAAGCTAAAGAACCACTGGAACTAAACGTTTCTCCCATCACAAATAACTCAGAACATTTCCTTCAACCTTTAATCCCTGAAGTCACAGTAAACCAATGTTTCCATGCCAATCCACCCCATAACAGATTCATACCAACCCATTGCATGGATGCAGATTATCACTACCAAAAAGGAGCAAGTGCAGTCGGACAAGTGAACCAGAAATGTGGGACTCGAGTCTGTGATACGCAGCGTGATCTGATGGagcacagagagccagaaaatAGAGGAGTAACTCCTGTCAGGATGAATCTCCTTCATCGCTCCCGTCCTGCAGAGACCCGGACGGGAGACACGAGAGCAGAGTGCTCCTGTTTGAATTGTGGAGCTCACCGGTTTGGAAACACTGAGCCTGCAAACAGAGACACAACGAG CGGGGAAGATGAATATAATTCACAACACTACCGACCACCTCAGACTCCTCACCACTACATGCACAACTACG ACCCCCATCAATCCATGAATATCGGGTATTATCACTCTGCAAGAGACTTCTATCCAGGCCACAGACTCCCTCCTCAGCCATGTCACCACTCTGCTCCCTACCAGCACAGATCCTGGGATGACTACCAAAActg GCTCCAGCACACTCATGACCCAATGAATAGCATCATGGCTCAAGGAGGTGTGTCAGTGAACATGCATCAGTTCTTCGTACCTCCAGTGGAGGGCGTGTCACAGGTCAGCGTGATGAACCTGAGCCCTGCAGGAGCGGAGGCGTCTGTCTCACATCCACATGAGAAAAGAAGAACCATCAGTCTGCCGGATGAGTGCC gaaacatttttataaccTATTCTTCGGACATTTCGTCAGATATAGTCCCCTTCGTAGACTTCCTCACAAAGCAAGGTTTCAGACCAGCT GTTGACATAATTGACAACCCCATCAGACGCTTGGATATCAACCAGTGGAAGGACAGTTACCTGACAGAT CCATCAACCCTGATTATCGTCGCCATCAGTCCAAAGTATAAGGAGGACATAGAAGGAGACGTAGTGGACAACCACGGTCTGCACACTAAATATGTTCACTCCATG ATGCAGAATGAATTCATCCAACAACGCAGCTTGAATTTCAGATTCATACCACTTCTCTTCTCAAATGCATCCCAG AAGCACGTCCCATGTTGGCTTCAGAACACGCATGTTTACCGCTGGCCGCATGACACTGAGGATCTGTTACTGCGACtgctgagggaggagagataCATTCCTCCTCCAGTACCGCTGGAGCTCACCCTCATCATCAGACCCGTGACCCCCAGTGCTGCAGCtccact aggatga